In Alkalihalobacillus sp. FSL W8-0930, a single window of DNA contains:
- a CDS encoding DUF4912 domain-containing protein — protein sequence MSGQSKRSMSFSLQSTSKPFLFKRKGTGDSTNNRPLIWIHSDQAFLLVQSPTSIVMNWVIQKETRDMVALHFNESWRRLHKKIRLHDVTKLIFSNGYSNRYLEVEVPEMTDNWHFHQLDSGCSYLAEFGVGQDKDQFLPLFRTNTIDTPIVSRLAQNEPSQLDWKQVNLGSSGQWQDQFSAYTIYD from the coding sequence TTGTCTGGCCAATCAAAACGCTCAATGTCTTTTTCTCTGCAATCAACTAGTAAACCCTTCCTATTTAAACGTAAAGGGACTGGCGATTCCACAAACAACAGACCGCTTATATGGATTCATTCAGACCAAGCTTTCTTATTAGTTCAAAGTCCAACAAGTATCGTAATGAATTGGGTTATTCAAAAAGAAACAAGGGATATGGTAGCCCTTCATTTTAATGAGTCCTGGAGACGCCTTCATAAAAAAATTCGTTTACATGATGTAACAAAGCTCATCTTCTCAAATGGATATTCAAATCGGTATCTTGAAGTGGAGGTGCCAGAGATGACAGATAACTGGCATTTTCACCAGTTAGATTCGGGATGCTCTTATTTAGCGGAATTTGGAGTGGGACAAGATAAGGATCAATTTCTGCCACTCTTTCGAACAAATACAATTGATACGCCAATCGTGAGCAGATTAGCCCAAAATGAGCCAAGCCAACTAGATTGGAAACAAGTGAACTTAGGGTCGTCAGGTCAATGGCAAGATCAATTTAGCGCTTATACGATTTATGATTGA